From a single Kitasatospora azatica KCTC 9699 genomic region:
- a CDS encoding transglycosylase family protein, with protein MLKPARRKYSLALAAASLLAVVAPVATAGTASAASVSTWDKVAQCESSGDWSIVSSGTPTYYGGLQFSASTWSAYGGTQYAPQANLATKQQQILIGEKALASQGQSAWPKCGPLAGLGADTANPYPSTAAPSNVQLDIVGADGAQYSQFGNYGAGAFNPGWTNVGGASITKITSVNVGGDLVHFYAVAGGRVFGQDHIPSQNRWTGWAEIPGGASSVKDIAASANGNNVILSIIGGDGVLYTQYGNYDQGHFDQSWTTRNGANLTSITSVTGNSNTIRIYAVGYGGRVYGEDFTLSSNSVGGWGEIPGGALGVKDIAGSMNGNNVVLSIVGADGVLYTQYANYDQGHFDPNWTTRNGAGLTNLTTVNGDSNTIHIYAIGAGGHVYGEDFTLSTNNVGGWGEIPGGAVGAKDITASNSN; from the coding sequence ATGCTCAAGCCCGCTCGCCGGAAGTACTCCCTGGCCCTCGCGGCCGCCTCGCTGCTCGCGGTCGTCGCGCCGGTCGCCACCGCGGGGACCGCCTCCGCCGCCTCGGTCAGCACCTGGGACAAGGTCGCCCAGTGCGAGAGCAGCGGTGACTGGTCCATCGTCAGCAGCGGGACACCGACGTACTACGGCGGCCTGCAGTTCAGCGCCAGCACCTGGTCCGCCTACGGCGGCACCCAGTACGCGCCCCAGGCCAACCTCGCCACGAAGCAGCAGCAGATACTCATCGGTGAGAAGGCGCTCGCGAGCCAGGGCCAGAGCGCCTGGCCGAAGTGCGGCCCGCTGGCCGGCCTCGGCGCCGACACCGCCAACCCGTACCCGTCGACCGCCGCGCCCAGCAACGTGCAGTTGGACATCGTGGGTGCGGACGGTGCGCAGTACAGCCAGTTCGGGAACTACGGCGCGGGGGCGTTCAACCCGGGGTGGACGAATGTGGGCGGTGCGTCGATCACGAAGATCACCAGTGTGAACGTGGGTGGTGATCTGGTGCACTTCTACGCGGTGGCGGGCGGGCGGGTCTTCGGGCAGGACCACATTCCGTCGCAGAACCGGTGGACCGGTTGGGCGGAGATCCCCGGTGGCGCGTCGAGTGTGAAGGACATCGCGGCGAGCGCGAACGGCAACAACGTGATCCTGTCGATCATCGGTGGGGACGGGGTGCTGTACACGCAGTACGGCAACTACGACCAGGGCCACTTCGACCAGAGCTGGACCACCCGCAACGGCGCGAACCTGACCAGCATCACCAGCGTCACCGGGAACAGCAACACGATCCGGATCTACGCGGTGGGCTACGGCGGCCGTGTCTACGGCGAGGACTTCACCCTCTCCAGCAACAGTGTCGGCGGCTGGGGTGAGATCCCGGGCGGTGCGCTGGGTGTGAAGGACATCGCCGGGAGCATGAACGGCAACAACGTGGTGCTGAGCATCGTGGGTGCCGACGGGGTGCTGTACACCCAGTACGCCAACTACGACCAGGGCCACTTCGACCCGAACTGGACCACCCGCAACGGTGCCGGCCTGACCAACCTCACCACGGTCAACGGTGACAGCAACACCATCCACATCTACGCGATCGGCGCCGGTGGCCACGTGTACGGCGAGGACTTCACGCTGTCGACGAACAACGTCGGCGGCTGGGGCGAGATCCCCGGTGGCGCGGTCGGGGCCAAGGACATCACCGCCTCCAACTCCAACTGA
- the wsfD gene encoding glycan biosynthesis hexose transferase WsfD, whose protein sequence is MTSHVSVRDGSVQDDQRLDPPARRSGRLATFLAPWWVFAPTVGAVLTALMAVRLFLPGPIGMADNGDGARRMCAADVVAQADRGSTLFFKFVNLTYTHAAPGICNPAQTYPGSGAWLLHLAVPLSHWWGLSGDFDLRALAGLFCLLIGLAATVFAAALRGGLPARSLICLLLFVVVADAAFAGYAASPYSESAGLLGILLATAGATHLGGSVRARAGGLLVFTAGAVLAVAAKAQSVSMVLPFVALLLTVRIPLGRARGAVAGRLPALLAAAVIVTTGVVTTNSQVPEFKEINPTEAVFVGLLGKSPDPAASAVELGLPADFAKYAGRSWWVPQPPQQDPRWPRVRDRMNYPNIAWFLVRNPGIASRIALSALDDFGAARPDYLGSYPVGAQQPPGARESRIAVYSSVVQDVGGGLLLVVLGIGAVGLWWRRGDGDDRRRAFLAAAAALAALALVQFFTAAYGEAIENTKHMVFSIFATGLVFVLAAAAVFCGRGAVAPAGDELPAEGELPPPRGQADGADGADGVEGREGSGGSGGSEESAGGSPSSSSRASRR, encoded by the coding sequence ATGACCAGCCACGTTTCCGTCCGTGACGGCTCCGTCCAGGACGATCAACGGCTCGACCCGCCAGCTCGCCGCTCCGGCCGCCTGGCGACCTTCCTCGCCCCGTGGTGGGTGTTCGCGCCGACGGTCGGCGCCGTGCTGACGGCGCTCATGGCGGTTCGGCTGTTCCTGCCCGGCCCGATCGGCATGGCCGACAACGGCGACGGAGCGCGCCGGATGTGCGCGGCGGACGTCGTCGCCCAGGCGGACCGCGGATCCACGCTCTTCTTCAAGTTCGTCAACCTCACCTACACCCACGCCGCGCCCGGGATCTGCAACCCGGCGCAGACCTATCCGGGCAGCGGCGCGTGGCTGCTGCACCTCGCGGTGCCGCTGAGCCACTGGTGGGGCCTGTCGGGGGACTTCGACCTGCGGGCGCTCGCCGGGCTGTTCTGCCTGCTGATCGGCCTGGCCGCCACGGTGTTCGCCGCCGCGCTGCGCGGAGGTCTGCCGGCTCGGTCACTGATCTGCCTGCTGCTGTTCGTGGTGGTGGCCGACGCCGCGTTCGCCGGCTACGCGGCCTCGCCGTACAGCGAGTCGGCCGGACTGCTCGGGATCCTGCTCGCGACCGCCGGCGCCACCCACCTGGGCGGCTCGGTGCGGGCGCGCGCGGGCGGCCTGCTGGTGTTCACCGCCGGCGCGGTGCTGGCGGTCGCCGCCAAGGCCCAGTCGGTCTCGATGGTGCTCCCGTTCGTCGCGCTGCTGCTCACCGTCCGGATCCCGCTGGGCCGGGCCCGGGGAGCCGTGGCCGGCCGCCTTCCGGCGCTGCTGGCGGCGGCCGTGATCGTCACCACCGGAGTGGTCACGACGAACTCGCAGGTGCCGGAGTTCAAGGAGATCAACCCGACCGAGGCGGTCTTCGTCGGCCTGCTCGGCAAGAGCCCCGACCCGGCGGCCTCGGCCGTCGAACTGGGTCTGCCGGCCGACTTCGCGAAGTACGCGGGACGGAGCTGGTGGGTGCCGCAACCGCCGCAGCAGGACCCGCGCTGGCCCCGGGTCCGGGACCGGATGAACTACCCGAACATCGCCTGGTTCCTGGTCCGAAACCCGGGCATCGCGAGCCGGATCGCGCTCAGCGCGCTGGACGACTTCGGCGCCGCCCGCCCCGACTACCTCGGCTCCTACCCGGTCGGTGCGCAGCAGCCGCCGGGGGCGCGGGAGTCACGGATCGCGGTCTACAGCTCCGTGGTCCAGGACGTGGGCGGTGGCCTGCTGCTGGTCGTGCTGGGCATCGGCGCGGTGGGCCTGTGGTGGCGCAGGGGCGACGGCGACGACCGTCGGCGCGCGTTCCTCGCGGCCGCGGCCGCGCTGGCGGCCCTGGCCCTGGTGCAGTTCTTCACCGCCGCCTACGGCGAGGCGATCGAGAACACCAAGCACATGGTCTTCTCGATCTTCGCGACCGGGCTGGTCTTCGTGCTGGCCGCGGCCGCCGTCTTCTGCGGTCGGGGCGCGGTGGCGCCGGCCGGGGACGAGTTGCCGGCCGAGGGTGAGCTGC
- a CDS encoding pirin family protein, with the protein MTDPARPRADLRRTAERYTSEPTAGVLTRHAFSFSGHYDPKNIHFAALQACNEETLAPGAGFDEHRHRDTEILTWVLEGALAHRDTDGHAGVVRPGMVQHLSAGRGVSHTERNVGGSDVPVRFVQMWLQPDVFGTEPSYGLRRVTPAADGLTLLASGMERDTASEALRLRRSDAALWLVSAGPWTALPDLPEAPYRYAHLTAGSLGYRTIPGPRGVGRSLEPGDSVRITGEAFAAPVAGEAGAELLLWEMHSGLKLG; encoded by the coding sequence GTGACCGACCCCGCGCGCCCCCGGGCCGACCTGCGCCGTACCGCCGAACGCTATACCTCGGAGCCGACCGCCGGGGTGCTGACGCGACACGCCTTCTCGTTCTCCGGGCACTACGACCCGAAGAACATCCACTTCGCCGCCCTGCAGGCCTGCAACGAGGAGACGCTGGCCCCCGGCGCCGGCTTCGACGAGCACCGCCACCGGGACACCGAGATCCTCACCTGGGTCCTGGAGGGCGCCCTGGCCCACCGTGACACCGACGGCCACGCGGGGGTGGTGCGCCCCGGCATGGTGCAGCACCTGAGCGCCGGGCGCGGGGTCTCGCACACCGAACGCAACGTCGGCGGGTCCGACGTCCCGGTCCGGTTCGTGCAGATGTGGCTGCAGCCGGACGTCTTCGGGACGGAACCCTCGTACGGGCTGCGCCGGGTGACCCCCGCCGCCGACGGCCTGACCCTGCTCGCCTCCGGCATGGAGCGGGACACCGCCTCCGAGGCACTGCGGCTGCGCCGCTCGGACGCGGCGCTCTGGCTGGTCAGCGCCGGCCCCTGGACGGCCCTGCCCGACCTGCCCGAAGCCCCTTACCGCTACGCCCATCTGACCGCGGGTTCGCTCGGCTACCGCACCATCCCCGGGCCGCGCGGCGTGGGCCGCTCACTGGAGCCCGGGGACAGCGTGCGGATCACCGGCGAGGCCTTCGCCGCCCCGGTGGCCGGGGAGGCCGGGGCGGAGCTGCTGCTGTGGGAGATGCACTCGGGGCTCAAGCTGGGGTGA
- a CDS encoding PucR family transcriptional regulator yields MAAERVELRAATLRRLEKSAGKLATAAIARMDDQLGWYRRMPPEHRSWIGLVAQAGIAAFTEWYRHPEAPQAISTDVFGTAPKELTRAITLRQTVELIRTTIEVMEEAIPEVAAPGDEDGMRESVLVYAREIAFATAQVYAQAAEARGAWDARLEALVVNSLLSGDADEGVLSRAAALGWGQPSQVRVVMGSAPDGDSEAVVEAIRRAARYARLHVLTGVLGKRLVVVVGGDKEPVHAARALIGQFAPGPVVVGPTVGDLLSATRSAHAAAAGLKACAAWPDAPRPVLADDLLPERALAGDQVARRQLVEEIYTPLDEAGSALLETLSVYLEQASSLEGAARMLFVHPNTVRYRLRRVTDVTGYAPSDVRSAFTLRIALALGRLESTSD; encoded by the coding sequence CTGGCGGCCGAGCGCGTCGAACTGCGCGCCGCCACCCTCCGGCGGCTGGAGAAGTCGGCCGGGAAGCTGGCCACTGCGGCCATCGCCCGGATGGACGACCAGCTCGGCTGGTACCGGCGGATGCCGCCCGAGCACCGTTCCTGGATCGGCCTGGTCGCCCAGGCCGGTATCGCCGCCTTCACCGAGTGGTACCGCCACCCGGAGGCCCCGCAGGCGATCAGCACCGACGTGTTCGGCACCGCGCCGAAGGAGCTCACCCGGGCGATCACGCTGCGCCAGACCGTGGAGCTGATCCGCACCACCATCGAGGTGATGGAGGAGGCGATCCCGGAGGTCGCGGCGCCCGGCGACGAGGACGGGATGCGCGAGTCGGTGCTCGTCTACGCCCGCGAGATCGCCTTCGCCACCGCCCAGGTCTACGCCCAGGCGGCGGAGGCCCGCGGTGCCTGGGACGCCCGGCTCGAGGCCCTGGTGGTGAACTCGCTGCTCTCCGGCGATGCCGACGAGGGCGTGCTGTCCCGGGCCGCCGCGCTCGGCTGGGGTCAGCCCAGCCAGGTGCGGGTGGTGATGGGCAGCGCCCCGGACGGGGACAGCGAGGCGGTGGTGGAGGCGATCCGCCGGGCCGCCAGGTACGCCCGGCTGCACGTGCTGACCGGGGTGCTGGGCAAGCGGCTGGTGGTGGTGGTCGGCGGCGACAAGGAGCCGGTGCACGCCGCCCGCGCGCTGATCGGGCAGTTCGCTCCCGGCCCGGTGGTGGTCGGCCCGACGGTGGGCGACCTGCTCTCGGCCACCCGCTCGGCCCATGCCGCGGCGGCCGGGTTGAAGGCCTGCGCGGCCTGGCCGGACGCCCCGCGCCCGGTGCTGGCCGACGACCTGCTGCCCGAGCGCGCGCTGGCGGGTGATCAGGTGGCACGACGTCAGTTGGTGGAGGAGATCTACACACCGCTGGACGAGGCCGGCTCGGCACTCCTGGAGACGCTGAGTGTCTACCTGGAGCAGGCTTCCTCGCTCGAGGGCGCGGCCCGGATGCTTTTCGTCCACCCGAACACCGTGCGCTACCGGCTGCGTCGTGTGACAGACGTCACGGGCTACGCTCCGTCGGACGTGCGTTCGGCGTTCACGCTCCGCATCGCGCTGGCTCTGGGCAGGCTCGAGTCGACCTCGGACTGA
- a CDS encoding alpha/beta hydrolase, translating into MQRRRLKRMLIGAFATCAVLADAGAAAAQAAASNEQVAISTPPAGADAWVKDHSLGRALPDPATAEPAAVAAFFASLTPAQQDQLAHAYPLVVGNLDGAPLQLRYRANALAVTAEVATARARAADKSLDADQHALAVSRANDCQALLTPGRQILSFDPRGRGLVSEVFGDLASAQRVSVIVPGSDTDLGHFDRSVEPLRSPAGMARALRAEEQREAPGTRTAVVAWTGYVTPVGLGPDAVTSRLADVGAPRLARLLGGLAQTSSPTAPPALLCHSYGSVVCGTLAPKLRGETTDLVVLGSPGMGVQNADELGTGVHVWATRNPSDWIGNVPYLEVGGLGHGADPTSADFGAEQIASTGAAGHMGYFADGTASLHNFAAIALGDYQAVSYRLS; encoded by the coding sequence ATGCAGCGCAGGCGGCTGAAGCGGATGCTGATCGGCGCCTTCGCGACCTGTGCGGTCCTGGCCGACGCGGGCGCCGCCGCCGCCCAGGCCGCGGCCTCCAACGAGCAGGTCGCGATCAGCACCCCGCCGGCCGGTGCGGACGCCTGGGTCAAGGACCACTCGCTCGGCCGGGCGCTGCCCGATCCGGCCACCGCCGAGCCCGCCGCCGTCGCGGCCTTCTTCGCCTCGCTCACCCCCGCCCAGCAGGACCAGCTGGCGCACGCCTACCCCCTGGTGGTGGGCAACCTGGACGGCGCCCCGCTGCAGCTGCGCTACCGGGCCAACGCGCTGGCCGTCACCGCCGAGGTGGCCACCGCCAGGGCCCGCGCCGCCGACAAGTCGCTCGACGCCGACCAGCACGCGCTGGCCGTCTCCCGGGCCAACGACTGCCAGGCGCTGCTGACCCCCGGCCGGCAGATCCTCTCCTTCGACCCGCGCGGGCGCGGCCTGGTCAGCGAGGTCTTCGGGGACCTGGCGAGCGCCCAGCGGGTCTCGGTGATCGTGCCGGGCTCCGACACCGACCTCGGCCACTTCGACCGCTCGGTCGAGCCGCTGCGCTCCCCCGCCGGGATGGCCCGCGCGCTGCGCGCCGAGGAGCAGCGCGAGGCGCCCGGCACCCGGACCGCCGTGGTCGCCTGGACCGGGTACGTCACCCCCGTGGGCCTGGGCCCGGACGCCGTCACCTCGCGGCTGGCCGACGTCGGCGCACCGCGCCTGGCCCGGCTGCTCGGCGGCCTCGCCCAGACCAGCTCTCCGACCGCGCCGCCGGCCCTGCTCTGCCACTCCTACGGCTCGGTGGTCTGCGGGACGCTGGCGCCCAAGCTGCGCGGCGAGACCACCGACCTGGTGGTGCTCGGCAGCCCGGGGATGGGCGTGCAGAACGCGGACGAGCTGGGCACCGGCGTGCACGTCTGGGCCACCCGCAATCCGAGCGACTGGATCGGCAACGTCCCCTACCTCGAGGTCGGCGGACTGGGCCACGGCGCCGACCCGACCAGCGCGGACTTCGGCGCCGAGCAGATCGCCTCGACCGGTGCCGCCGGGCACATGGGGTACTTCGCCGACGGCACCGCGAGCCTGCACAACTTCGCCGCGATCGCGCTGGGGGACTACCAGGCGGTCAGCTACCGCCTGTCCTGA
- a CDS encoding aldo/keto reductase has product MSQSENDVNLPAVELPTVELGKGGPLVGVQGLGCMGMSEFYGPTDTTEALATLEAALAAGITHFDTADIYGSGHNEELIGPFVRANRDRVVLATKFAIERKAEDPSYRGVRNDPAYIRAAVDASLQRLGIDVIDLYYMHRRDPNIPLAESVGAMAELVQAGKVRHLGLSEVTGAELREAHAVHPIAALQSEWSLFSRDVERTAVPAAAELGVAFVPYSPLGRGFLTGAFASATELAEDDFRRSMPRFTGDNAAANAALIAPIQRVAAARGVTVAQVALAWVQQRAEVHSLTVVPIPGTRKRSRLAENVAAATLKLTEAELAVLEPIAGEVEGNRYADMSFSSAGRE; this is encoded by the coding sequence ATGAGCCAGTCCGAGAACGATGTGAACCTGCCCGCCGTCGAGCTGCCCACTGTCGAGTTGGGCAAGGGCGGCCCGCTGGTGGGCGTCCAGGGCCTGGGCTGCATGGGGATGAGCGAGTTCTACGGGCCCACCGACACCACCGAGGCGCTGGCCACCCTGGAGGCCGCGCTGGCGGCGGGGATCACCCACTTCGACACGGCCGACATCTACGGTTCCGGGCACAACGAGGAGCTGATCGGCCCGTTCGTCCGGGCCAACCGCGACCGGGTGGTGCTGGCCACCAAGTTCGCCATCGAGCGCAAGGCCGAGGACCCGTCCTACCGCGGCGTCCGCAACGACCCGGCCTACATCCGGGCCGCCGTCGACGCCTCGCTGCAGCGGCTGGGCATCGACGTGATCGACCTGTACTACATGCACCGGCGCGACCCGAACATCCCGCTCGCCGAGTCGGTCGGCGCGATGGCCGAGCTGGTGCAGGCGGGCAAGGTGCGCCACCTCGGACTCTCCGAGGTGACCGGCGCCGAGCTGCGCGAGGCGCACGCGGTGCACCCGATCGCGGCGCTGCAGTCGGAGTGGTCGCTCTTCTCCCGGGACGTGGAGCGCACCGCGGTGCCGGCCGCCGCCGAGCTGGGCGTCGCCTTCGTGCCGTACTCGCCGCTCGGTCGCGGCTTCCTGACCGGTGCCTTCGCCAGCGCCACCGAGCTGGCCGAGGACGACTTCCGCCGCTCCATGCCGCGCTTCACGGGTGACAACGCGGCCGCCAACGCGGCGTTGATCGCGCCGATCCAGCGGGTGGCCGCCGCGCGCGGGGTGACGGTGGCTCAGGTCGCGCTGGCCTGGGTCCAGCAGCGGGCCGAGGTGCACTCGCTGACGGTGGTTCCGATCCCGGGCACTCGCAAGCGCAGCCGGCTGGCCGAGAACGTGGCGGCGGCGACGCTGAAGCTCACCGAGGCGGAGCTGGCGGTGCTGGAGCCGATCGCGGGTGAGGTCGAGGGCAACCGTTACGCGGACATGAGCTTCAGTTCCGCCGGGCGGGAGTGA
- a CDS encoding TetR/AcrR family transcriptional regulator — protein MAPTSTAPPSTPPGLRERKKQRTRDALVDAAHRLFLSQGYARTTVDEIADAVDVSQRTFFRYFANKEEAALAVLTDAEDYFVERLQARPAEENPQLALREAICATWRDLGAAHHESGRGVTAALELVQLIETTPTLLAAHLRRSTDQEQRVAEILAAREGLDPATDLRPRLLAAVFGATIRTAHLAWTAEAAGRDPEDDGPEGMIAVIQRHLDQLGPALTSTWS, from the coding sequence ATGGCCCCCACCTCGACGGCTCCCCCCAGCACCCCGCCGGGCCTGCGCGAACGCAAGAAGCAGCGCACCCGGGACGCGCTGGTCGACGCCGCACACCGGCTCTTCCTCAGCCAGGGCTACGCCCGCACCACGGTCGACGAGATCGCCGACGCCGTGGACGTCTCGCAGCGCACCTTCTTCCGGTACTTCGCCAACAAGGAGGAGGCCGCGCTCGCCGTGCTGACCGACGCCGAGGACTACTTCGTCGAGCGGCTGCAGGCCCGCCCGGCCGAGGAGAACCCGCAGCTGGCGCTGCGCGAGGCGATCTGCGCGACCTGGCGCGACCTCGGCGCCGCACACCACGAGAGCGGGCGGGGCGTCACCGCCGCGCTGGAGCTGGTCCAGCTGATCGAGACCACGCCCACCCTGCTCGCCGCCCACCTGCGCCGGTCCACCGACCAGGAGCAGCGGGTGGCCGAGATCCTGGCGGCCCGCGAGGGCCTGGACCCGGCCACCGACCTGCGTCCGCGACTGCTCGCCGCGGTCTTCGGCGCCACGATCCGCACCGCGCACCTGGCCTGGACCGCCGAAGCGGCCGGCCGCGACCCGGAGGACGACGGCCCCGAGGGGATGATCGCGGTGATCCAGCGCCATCTGGACCAGCTCGGCCCGGCGCTCACCTCCACGTGGTCCTGA
- a CDS encoding MmcQ/YjbR family DNA-binding protein: MVTFDEFLALGLSLPQTAERPTWGELTLRVGEKMFAVGAEGSDSVSIKASPADQAELLAAAPQVYSKAPYVGRFGWVRVRLDLADPEELRDLVTEAWRRTAPKKLVREFDAAQPSNGRRPGDSSAL, encoded by the coding sequence ATGGTCACCTTCGACGAGTTCCTCGCCCTCGGCCTGAGCCTGCCGCAGACCGCCGAGCGCCCCACCTGGGGCGAACTCACGCTGCGGGTCGGCGAGAAGATGTTCGCGGTCGGCGCCGAGGGCTCCGACTCGGTCAGCATCAAGGCCTCCCCGGCCGACCAGGCCGAACTGCTCGCCGCCGCACCGCAGGTGTACAGCAAGGCGCCCTATGTCGGGCGGTTCGGCTGGGTCCGGGTCCGGCTCGACCTGGCGGATCCCGAGGAGCTGCGCGACCTGGTCACCGAGGCCTGGCGGCGCACCGCGCCCAAGAAACTGGTCCGCGAGTTCGACGCCGCGCAGCCCTCGAACGGCCGCCGACCTGGTGATTCATCGGCACTGTGA
- a CDS encoding CHAP domain-containing protein has product MSASKPSRLLKAALAAAVLGSTVLTVTAGSASASVGTSIVSIASANLGNGATSLNSAGGYGYYNSANENWCADFAKWVWAQDGVNVTGLTAAAGSFPNYGSGMHQSPKVGDAAVFEFNGVDWASHVSIVTSVNPDGTVSTIGGNQGAGVVSAGVISSSGYYGSKHVSGYVSPVGGRDFTAQVNVQLDIVGADGAQYSQFGNYGAGAFNPGWTNVGGASITKITSVNVGGDLVHFYAVAGGRVFGQDHIPSQNRWTGWAEIPGGASSVKDIAASANGNNVILSIIGGDGVLYTQYGNYDQGHFDQSWTTRNGANLTSITSVTGNSNTIRIYAVGYGGRVYGEDFTLSSNSVGGWGEVPGGALGVKDIAASMTGNNVIISIAGADGVLYTQYANYDQGHFDANWTTRNGANLTNLTTVNGDSNTIHIYAIGAGGHVYGEDFTLSSNSVGGWGEIPGGAVGAKDITASNSN; this is encoded by the coding sequence ATGTCTGCCTCGAAGCCCTCCCGCCTCCTCAAGGCCGCACTCGCCGCCGCCGTCCTGGGCTCAACCGTCTTGACTGTCACCGCCGGTAGCGCCTCCGCCAGCGTCGGCACCAGCATCGTCAGCATCGCCTCCGCGAACCTCGGAAACGGTGCGACGAGTCTGAACAGCGCGGGTGGCTACGGCTACTACAACAGCGCCAACGAGAACTGGTGCGCCGACTTCGCGAAGTGGGTGTGGGCGCAGGACGGCGTCAATGTCACCGGCCTCACCGCCGCCGCGGGCAGCTTCCCGAACTACGGTTCGGGGATGCACCAGTCGCCCAAGGTCGGTGACGCTGCGGTCTTCGAGTTCAACGGCGTCGACTGGGCCTCCCACGTCTCGATCGTGACCTCCGTCAACCCCGACGGCACCGTGAGCACCATTGGCGGGAACCAGGGAGCCGGCGTGGTCAGCGCCGGCGTCATCTCGTCCAGCGGCTACTACGGCTCCAAGCACGTCAGTGGCTACGTGAGCCCGGTCGGTGGACGCGACTTCACTGCGCAGGTGAATGTCCAGCTGGACATCGTGGGTGCGGACGGTGCGCAGTACAGCCAGTTCGGGAACTACGGCGCGGGGGCGTTCAACCCGGGGTGGACGAATGTGGGCGGTGCGTCGATCACGAAGATCACCAGTGTGAACGTGGGTGGTGATCTGGTGCACTTCTACGCGGTGGCGGGTGGGCGGGTCTTCGGGCAGGACCACATTCCGTCGCAGAACCGGTGGACCGGTTGGGCGGAGATCCCCGGTGGCGCGTCGAGTGTGAAGGACATCGCGGCGAGTGCGAACGGCAACAACGTGATCCTGTCGATCATCGGTGGGGACGGGGTGCTGTACACGCAGTACGGCAACTACGACCAGGGCCACTTCGACCAGAGCTGGACCACCCGCAACGGCGCGAACCTGACCAGCATCACTTCGGTGACCGGGAACAGCAACACGATCCGGATCTACGCGGTGGGCTACGGCGGCCGTGTCTACGGCGAGGACTTCACCCTGTCCAGCAACAGTGTCGGCGGCTGGGGCGAGGTCCCGGGCGGTGCGCTGGGTGTGAAGGACATCGCGGCGAGCATGACCGGCAACAACGTCATCATCTCGATCGCCGGCGCCGACGGGGTGCTGTACACCCAGTACGCCAACTACGACCAGGGCCACTTCGACGCCAACTGGACCACCCGCAACGGCGCGAACCTGACCAACCTCACCACGGTCAACGGTGACAGCAACACCATCCACATCTACGCGATCGGCGCCGGTGGCCACGTGTACGGCGAGGACTTCACGCTGTCGAGCAACAGCGTCGGCGGCTGGGGCGAGATCCCCGGTGGCGCGGTCGGGGCCAAGGACATCACCGCCTCCAACTCCAACTGA
- a CDS encoding MerR family transcriptional regulator → MSAEPASAVDDRLAADRSLQHTISEVSEISGLTAHTLRWYERIGLLDPVDRSHAGRRLYSDRDLVRLDFLGKLRLTGMPVADMLRYVELFRAGDETFDERRDLLVAHRDEVRQKIADLHATLAVLDYKIDLYSGKRQSE, encoded by the coding sequence ATGAGTGCCGAGCCCGCTTCCGCGGTGGACGACCGGCTTGCGGCCGATCGCAGCCTGCAGCACACCATCAGCGAGGTCTCCGAGATCAGCGGCCTGACCGCGCACACGCTGCGCTGGTACGAGCGGATCGGCCTGCTCGACCCGGTGGACCGCTCGCACGCGGGCCGTCGGCTCTACAGCGACCGGGACCTGGTCCGGCTGGACTTCCTCGGCAAGCTGCGGCTGACCGGGATGCCGGTCGCGGACATGCTGCGCTACGTGGAGCTGTTCCGGGCCGGGGACGAGACCTTCGACGAACGACGCGACCTGCTGGTCGCCCACCGCGACGAGGTCCGGCAGAAGATCGCCGACCTGCACGCGACCCTCGCGGTGCTCGACTACAAGATCGATCTTTATTCAGGGAAGAGGCAGAGCGAATGA
- a CDS encoding serine hydrolase domain-containing protein, whose product MQSLKMIEDWPVDTAAVAVVRGADGALLGAHGPQQHRFQLASVTKPLTAYTALVAVEEGVFELDDPAGPEGSTVRHLLAHTSGLAFDEHRAMAAPGTRRLYSNAGFDVLAATLAEAAGIPFEQYAAEAVFQPLGMLDTTIEAVHRTPAGAGGISTAADLARFAAELQRPRLLHPSTVSTATREVAFPGLSGVLPGYGHQKPNDWGLGFEIRDHKSPHWTGALSSPNTFGHFGQSGTFLWVDPEAGVACIALADRDFGPWAAEVWPALTDAVLTELRG is encoded by the coding sequence ATGCAGAGCTTGAAGATGATCGAGGACTGGCCCGTCGACACGGCGGCCGTGGCGGTGGTTCGCGGCGCGGACGGCGCACTGCTCGGCGCGCACGGTCCGCAGCAGCACCGCTTCCAGCTGGCGTCGGTGACCAAGCCGCTGACCGCCTACACCGCCCTGGTCGCCGTCGAGGAGGGCGTCTTCGAACTGGACGACCCGGCCGGCCCCGAGGGTTCGACGGTCCGTCACCTGCTCGCCCACACCTCGGGCCTGGCCTTCGACGAGCACCGCGCGATGGCCGCTCCCGGCACCCGCCGCCTCTACTCCAACGCGGGCTTCGACGTGCTGGCCGCCACCCTGGCCGAGGCCGCGGGCATCCCGTTCGAGCAGTACGCGGCCGAGGCCGTCTTCCAGCCGCTCGGCATGCTGGACACCACGATCGAGGCCGTCCACCGCACCCCCGCCGGCGCCGGTGGCATCTCCACCGCCGCCGACCTGGCCCGCTTCGCCGCCGAACTCCAGCGGCCCCGCCTGCTGCACCCCTCCACCGTCTCGACCGCCACCCGCGAGGTCGCCTTCCCCGGCCTGAGCGGCGTGCTCCCCGGCTACGGCCACCAGAAGCCCAACGACTGGGGTCTCGGCTTCGAGATCCGCGACCACAAGTCCCCGCACTGGACCGGCGCGCTCAGCTCGCCCAACACCTTCGGCCACTTCGGCCAGTCCGGCACCTTCCTCTGGGTCGACCCCGAGGCGGGCGTGGCCTGCATCGCCCTGGCCGACCGGGACTTCGGTCCCTGGGCCGCCGAGGTCTGGCCGGCGCTGACGGACGCGGTCCTGACCGAGCTGCGCGGCTAG